In Deltaproteobacteria bacterium, a single window of DNA contains:
- a CDS encoding ribose-phosphate pyrophosphokinase has protein sequence MSRQTLKVFSGNANPALAQEICDYLGMPLGRATVKTFSDGEIFVEIGENVRGADVFVIQPTCPPVNQNMMELLIMIDALRRASSRRITAVLPYYGYARQDRKAAPRVPITAKLVADLITTSGARRVLAMDLHAGQIQGFFNIPVDHLFAAPILLKYIRENFADDLVMVSPDAGGVERTRAFAKRLGAGLAIVDKRRERPNESQVMNVIGDVKGKTAIILDDMVDTAGTLCQAAQVLIDKGAKVVHGCATHPVLSGPAVERITSSPLASMVVTNSIPLSPEARKVKKITVLSIAELLGEAIQRIHNDDSVSSLFV, from the coding sequence ATGTCTCGGCAAACCCTCAAGGTGTTCTCAGGAAACGCAAATCCCGCTCTCGCCCAGGAGATCTGCGACTATCTCGGCATGCCCCTCGGCAGGGCTACAGTCAAGACATTCAGCGACGGGGAGATCTTCGTCGAGATAGGCGAAAACGTCAGGGGGGCTGATGTCTTTGTCATTCAGCCCACCTGCCCCCCTGTCAACCAGAACATGATGGAACTTCTCATCATGATCGATGCCCTGAGAAGGGCATCTTCGCGGCGTATCACGGCCGTCCTGCCCTATTACGGATACGCACGCCAGGACCGTAAAGCAGCGCCTCGAGTCCCCATAACGGCCAAGCTTGTGGCAGATCTCATCACGACCTCCGGGGCACGAAGGGTCCTCGCCATGGACCTGCATGCCGGGCAGATCCAGGGCTTTTTCAACATCCCCGTGGATCACCTTTTCGCTGCACCAATCCTCCTCAAATATATCCGGGAAAATTTTGCAGATGACCTCGTCATGGTCTCACCCGATGCCGGAGGAGTGGAAAGGACACGGGCGTTCGCCAAGAGACTCGGGGCGGGCCTTGCTATTGTCGACAAGAGGCGCGAGCGGCCGAACGAATCCCAGGTCATGAACGTAATCGGAGACGTCAAGGGAAAGACCGCGATCATCCTCGACGACATGGTGGACACTGCCGGCACCCTCTGCCAGGCCGCCCAGGTCCTTATTGACAAAGGTGCCAAGGTGGTCCACGGATGCGCCACCCATCCGGTGTTATCCGGCCCTGCTGTGGAACGGATCACGTCCTCCCCGCTTGCGAGCATGGTCGTTACCAATTCGATCCCCTTGAGCCCGGAGGCCCGTAAGGTCAAAAAAATAACCGTCCTCTCCATTGCCGAACTCCTCGGAGAGGCAATCCAGCGAATTCATAACGACGATTCCGTCTCATCGCTCTTCGTCTGA
- a CDS encoding universal stress protein, translating into MDISLFLVPIDFSECSANALKYAKSFATLLKAELILIHVIDSRRTEELAEFIKEPVEQVKDRLINQAKQTFRRFLSKDNNKGLVKETIVSYGRPFQEIAIKARELQVDMVIMGGYGSRGKGQIDEIFFGSTVEKVVRLLPCPVLCVPMGWPEAGIS; encoded by the coding sequence ATGGACATATCCCTTTTCCTCGTCCCAATCGACTTTTCCGAATGTTCCGCCAACGCCCTTAAATACGCCAAAAGTTTCGCAACCCTTCTCAAGGCCGAACTCATCCTCATTCACGTCATCGATTCACGCAGGACGGAGGAACTAGCGGAATTCATCAAGGAACCTGTGGAACAGGTAAAGGATCGCCTCATCAACCAGGCGAAGCAGACCTTTCGCCGATTCCTCTCCAAGGACAACAATAAAGGACTCGTTAAGGAGACGATCGTCTCTTACGGACGGCCATTCCAGGAGATCGCCATCAAGGCGCGGGAGCTCCAGGTGGACATGGTGATCATGGGAGGGTATGGGAGCAGGGGAAAGGGGCAGATCGACGAGATCTTCTTCGGAAGCACGGTGGAAAAGGTCGTCCGCCTGCTGCCCTGCCCCGTCCTTTGCGTTCCTATGGGATGGCCGGAGGCCGGCATTTCGTGA
- the xseA gene encoding exodeoxyribonuclease VII large subunit: MEREFDLFPIPVSQDVVAPGDYLAAQSPLRPVWGVSRLLSEIAYRLDAGFSAVWVEGEVSGIRNPSSGHVYFILKDETSQIRAVMFRTSASRVPFALEEGMKILCLARVNVYTARGDLQLVVDAVERTGEGVLGRALEELKERLFREGLFDAGRKRPLPLVPRRVFVLTSPTGAAVRDFVRTSRARFPAAQMVLVPVRVQGEGAAGEMILALDAVRSLAGPDDVVVITRGGGSLEDLREYNDEGLARAIYAFPCPVVSAVGHEIDFTIADFVADHRASTPTAAAQLVFPERAVLKERLGALCRHAESAIRNRTARASSLLQTLRYRLRDPARRLVEARLRQDELASRMAFAVRDLRLRRMRELDVLAHALRDRDPRRRLELFRATLQGLSGRLFRAPRSVIDRMRALLSQRVERLDALSPLKVLGRGYCIVTGPTGRIVRSFRDVRSGDLLKVRPVEGVISCRVVEAWEGREEQETGKG; the protein is encoded by the coding sequence ATGGAAAGGGAGTTCGATCTCTTCCCCATCCCAGTATCGCAAGACGTCGTAGCCCCGGGAGATTATCTCGCGGCTCAGTCCCCTTTGCGTCCTGTCTGGGGGGTCTCAAGGCTCCTTTCTGAGATCGCCTACCGGCTGGATGCCGGGTTTTCCGCCGTCTGGGTCGAAGGGGAGGTATCAGGCATTCGAAACCCCTCTTCAGGACACGTTTATTTTATCCTCAAGGACGAGACATCTCAAATTAGGGCGGTCATGTTTCGCACCTCGGCATCCCGCGTGCCATTTGCCCTCGAAGAAGGGATGAAGATCCTTTGCCTTGCCCGTGTGAACGTTTACACGGCCCGGGGGGATCTGCAGCTTGTGGTCGATGCCGTTGAGCGAACGGGTGAGGGGGTGCTCGGACGCGCCCTCGAGGAGCTGAAGGAACGGCTCTTTCGAGAGGGGCTCTTTGACGCCGGCCGAAAGAGGCCCCTTCCCCTGGTCCCTAGACGGGTCTTCGTTCTTACCTCCCCTACAGGGGCCGCTGTTCGGGATTTCGTGCGGACGTCCAGGGCCCGTTTCCCAGCTGCGCAAATGGTGCTTGTCCCGGTCCGGGTACAGGGAGAAGGCGCGGCAGGCGAGATGATCCTCGCCCTTGATGCCGTCCGTTCCCTGGCCGGCCCTGATGACGTGGTCGTGATCACCCGTGGCGGGGGCTCCCTCGAAGACCTCCGGGAATACAACGACGAAGGCCTTGCCCGTGCCATCTACGCCTTTCCCTGCCCTGTGGTCTCGGCCGTGGGGCACGAGATCGACTTCACCATCGCGGATTTCGTGGCCGACCACCGGGCCTCCACCCCTACTGCTGCGGCCCAGCTCGTCTTTCCGGAGAGGGCGGTCCTCAAAGAGAGATTGGGGGCTTTATGCCGCCATGCGGAATCCGCCATAAGAAACAGGACGGCCCGGGCCTCGAGTCTCCTCCAGACCCTCCGTTACCGGCTCCGGGACCCGGCGCGCAGGCTGGTCGAGGCACGGCTCCGCCAGGACGAGCTGGCATCCAGGATGGCATTCGCGGTGCGGGACCTCCGTCTCCGGCGGATGCGTGAGCTTGATGTCCTCGCACATGCCCTTCGGGATCGGGATCCCCGTCGGCGTCTTGAACTCTTTCGGGCCACCCTTCAGGGGCTTTCGGGCCGCCTCTTCCGTGCCCCGAGAAGTGTCATCGATCGCATGCGGGCGCTTCTGTCTCAGCGCGTCGAAAGGCTCGACGCCCTGAGTCCACTCAAGGTCCTCGGCCGGGGCTACTGCATCGTCACCGGTCCGACCGGCCGTATCGTGCGGAGCTTCCGGGACGTCAGATCAGGAGACCTCCTCAAGGTTCGTCCCGTCGAAGGGGTCATATCGTGCCGGGTGGTCGAGGCATGGGAAGGACGTGAGGAACAGGAGACGGGAAAGGGCTGA
- a CDS encoding 50S ribosomal protein L25, with the protein MKQISIEAIARKASGKGAARKLRSAGRLPGVLYGKGTENIPLSIDENQFVNAIAHSRGERLLFSLELAREAGQEKHLALIKELQRYPVNDRIRHVDFYEVFMDQEVTTDVPITLVGKARGVEIDKGILNIIRRSIRVSCLPSAIPNEIQVDVSSLGLGEALHAADVVLPEGVRLADDAKATIVSITGAGGEEEEAKEEEKEGA; encoded by the coding sequence ATGAAACAGATCTCGATCGAGGCCATAGCCAGAAAGGCATCTGGAAAGGGAGCTGCCCGCAAGCTCCGATCCGCGGGAAGACTCCCTGGCGTGCTCTATGGAAAAGGAACGGAAAACATCCCCCTTTCCATAGACGAAAACCAGTTCGTCAATGCAATCGCCCACTCGCGGGGCGAAAGGCTTTTATTCTCCCTCGAACTCGCACGGGAAGCCGGCCAGGAGAAGCACCTCGCCCTCATCAAGGAACTCCAAAGATATCCTGTAAACGACCGTATCCGCCACGTAGACTTTTACGAGGTCTTCATGGACCAGGAGGTGACGACCGACGTACCCATCACCCTTGTCGGAAAGGCCCGAGGTGTGGAGATCGACAAGGGTATCCTGAACATCATCCGAAGGTCTATCAGGGTCTCATGTCTCCCATCGGCAATCCCCAATGAGATACAGGTGGATGTGAGCTCCCTCGGGCTCGGCGAGGCATTGCATGCTGCAGATGTCGTCCTGCCGGAAGGTGTGAGGCTCGCAGACGATGCCAAGGCGACGATCGTCAGTATTACCGGGGCGGGTGGCGAGGAAGAGGAGGCAAAGGAAGAAGAGAAAGAGGGCGCCTGA
- the ispE gene encoding 4-(cytidine 5'-diphospho)-2-C-methyl-D-erythritol kinase, producing MAEIRIAAPAKVNLVLRVLGKRKDGYHDILTLLQKVDLRDDITVTATSGDPDVRLTCTGIPCPVGTENLAHRAASFFLEESGVRLSICIDLHKRIPIGAGLGGGSSDAAAVLKGLNLLAGSPLTTDRLYDIAARLGSDVPFFLLDQGAAYGRGRGTELTPVAGRPLWYLLVYPGFGLSTAQVYADFSLTTEKGETILERSGLDTEDLGINDLEKAVFPRHPLLARLADGLRLLGAQHALMSGSGSTVYGIFPGRIEAYKAKRSIQSRWVRKERHPGFTTFVAEGIE from the coding sequence ATGGCAGAGATCCGTATCGCGGCACCCGCCAAGGTGAACCTCGTTCTTCGAGTCCTTGGAAAACGCAAGGATGGCTATCACGATATCCTGACCCTCTTACAGAAGGTGGATCTGCGAGACGACATCACCGTCACCGCCACATCCGGTGATCCGGACGTCCGCTTGACCTGCACAGGGATCCCGTGTCCAGTCGGCACAGAAAACCTTGCCCATCGAGCAGCTTCCTTTTTTCTGGAAGAGTCCGGCGTCCGTCTTTCCATTTGCATAGATCTTCATAAACGCATCCCTATCGGGGCCGGACTCGGAGGCGGGAGCAGCGATGCGGCGGCAGTTCTGAAAGGCCTCAATCTCCTCGCAGGCTCACCCCTCACGACTGACAGGCTCTACGATATCGCCGCCCGTCTCGGATCAGATGTCCCCTTTTTTCTCCTCGACCAAGGAGCGGCGTATGGCAGGGGCCGGGGAACCGAGCTTACCCCTGTTGCCGGACGGCCCCTCTGGTATCTCCTTGTCTATCCAGGATTCGGACTTTCCACTGCCCAGGTCTATGCAGATTTTTCGTTGACAACCGAAAAGGGCGAAACTATTTTGGAGCGTTCCGGTCTCGACACAGAGGATTTGGGAATAAACGACTTAGAGAAGGCTGTCTTTCCCCGACATCCCTTACTTGCCCGGCTCGCGGACGGGCTTCGGCTGCTTGGGGCGCAACACGCCCTCATGTCGGGGAGTGGATCAACGGTCTATGGGATATTCCCAGGCCGGATAGAGGCGTATAAGGCGAAAAGGAGCATCCAAAGTCGTTGGGTCCGAAAAGAGCGTCATCCGGGCTTCACGACGTTCGTTGCTGAAGGTATCGAGTGA
- a CDS encoding M23 family metallopeptidase has product MARFALSLLIVILVLAIGAVGFFGFFLLESTPPAITVSNPPSSLGRETSISIRATDERSGLREISVSLVQGDKTFPVASRTFEKGSRWLGSGVKDAEETFTIRPVDLGLASGPAKLQVSARDSSLWDGSRGNEGIWKADVAIDLTPPAISLKSTFHNLNSGGTGVTTFTVNEDVTSAGVYVEGEYFPAHPTPGIGKGSYTAFFAVPYTSDRIERLVVQAVDRAGNVTVSGIPHRIKYRRPTVDRIIISDSFLASKMPEFTAADPNLTGSPIEIFEKINTEVRARNNDEIRAITQTVTPEVLWEGAFIRLPRASTRAGFPDERHYMYQDKEIGSADHLGVDLASLKHTEVPAANTGIVAHTGYIGIYGNTVIIDHGMGLFSLYAHLSEIGVEKGSRVKRGDIIGRTGATGLAGGDHLHFSMLVNGHFVNPIEWWDESWIRDRVLANMHAR; this is encoded by the coding sequence ATGGCACGATTCGCCCTTTCATTACTCATCGTTATACTCGTCCTTGCCATCGGAGCCGTGGGCTTCTTCGGCTTTTTTCTGCTCGAATCCACACCTCCTGCTATAACCGTCTCAAATCCTCCATCTTCCCTCGGCCGCGAGACCTCCATCTCCATCCGTGCCACGGACGAAAGAAGCGGCCTTCGCGAAATCTCTGTCTCTCTGGTCCAGGGAGACAAGACCTTCCCCGTGGCGTCCAGGACGTTTGAAAAGGGCTCAAGGTGGTTGGGGAGCGGGGTCAAGGATGCGGAAGAGACCTTCACCATCCGCCCTGTAGATCTCGGCCTTGCCTCAGGGCCGGCGAAACTGCAGGTGAGCGCTCGCGACTCGTCCCTCTGGGACGGCTCTCGCGGCAATGAGGGGATCTGGAAGGCGGATGTGGCCATCGACCTCACCCCGCCGGCGATCTCCCTGAAGAGCACATTCCACAATCTGAATTCCGGGGGGACTGGTGTCACCACCTTCACGGTGAACGAAGACGTGACCTCAGCAGGCGTCTACGTCGAAGGGGAGTATTTCCCCGCTCACCCAACCCCGGGTATAGGAAAAGGGTCATATACCGCATTTTTCGCTGTTCCCTATACCTCTGATAGGATAGAGCGCCTTGTGGTTCAGGCCGTGGACCGGGCAGGAAACGTCACGGTCTCTGGGATTCCCCATCGCATCAAGTACCGCCGGCCTACAGTCGATCGTATCATTATTTCCGACTCCTTCCTCGCCTCGAAAATGCCAGAATTTACCGCCGCAGACCCCAATCTGACCGGTTCCCCCATAGAGATCTTCGAAAAGATCAATACGGAAGTCAGGGCCAGAAACAACGACGAGATCCGGGCCATCACTCAGACAGTGACGCCTGAGGTCCTCTGGGAAGGGGCGTTTATCCGCCTTCCCAGGGCCTCCACCCGGGCAGGATTCCCTGACGAACGTCACTACATGTATCAAGACAAGGAGATCGGATCCGCGGACCATCTGGGGGTGGATCTCGCCTCCCTCAAACACACCGAGGTACCGGCCGCCAACACGGGCATCGTGGCCCACACCGGGTATATAGGGATCTACGGCAATACAGTGATCATCGATCACGGCATGGGTCTTTTCAGCCTCTATGCACACCTGAGCGAGATCGGCGTTGAAAAGGGATCAAGGGTCAAGCGGGGAGATATCATCGGACGGACCGGAGCGACAGGTCTTGCCGGAGGGGATCATCTCCATTTTTCCATGCTCGTTAACGGCCATTTCGTCAACCCCATCGAATGGTGGGACGAGTCCTGGATACGGGACCGCGTCCTTGCGAACATGCACGCCCGCTGA
- the pth gene encoding aminoacyl-tRNA hydrolase, which produces MQLYIVAGLGNPGPTYERTRHNAGFMVVDRVAEKTGLSFVISRGGVPLALAKGNMAGNTVFLVKPLTFMNRSGHAVSHIASYYKVPRENIIAVHDDLDLAMGRIKFTRGGGHGGHNGVRSLVEQLGGTDFPRLRIGIGRPVGPQSVESYVLSPFDQRDTPVMERILDLAADGILCFIEKGLSAAMNEYNGIHEETGV; this is translated from the coding sequence ATGCAGCTCTATATCGTAGCGGGTCTCGGCAACCCTGGACCGACCTATGAAAGGACCCGTCACAACGCCGGGTTCATGGTGGTGGACAGGGTCGCCGAAAAGACCGGCCTTTCTTTTGTCATATCACGAGGGGGGGTTCCCCTTGCCTTGGCCAAGGGTAACATGGCAGGAAATACGGTCTTCCTCGTCAAACCCCTGACGTTCATGAACAGGAGCGGACACGCGGTATCTCACATCGCCTCCTACTACAAGGTGCCCAGAGAAAACATCATCGCGGTCCATGACGACCTGGATCTTGCCATGGGCCGCATCAAATTCACGCGCGGAGGCGGACATGGGGGACACAATGGCGTCCGTTCCCTCGTGGAGCAACTGGGCGGCACGGATTTTCCACGCCTTAGGATCGGAATCGGCCGTCCCGTTGGGCCCCAATCTGTGGAGTCTTATGTGCTCTCACCCTTTGACCAGAGGGACACGCCCGTCATGGAAAGGATCCTGGACCTGGCGGCGGACGGGATCCTCTGTTTTATCGAAAAGGGACTGTCCGCTGCCATGAATGAGTACAACGGAATCCATGAGGAAACAGGAGTTTGA
- the greA gene encoding transcription elongation factor GreA, with translation MERTPITRQGYERLKEELARLEKVDRYEVIRAIEEARAHGDLSENAEYHAAKERQGHIEARIQYLKGKLATAEVIDCATQGCDRVVFGVHVRLTNLDTDEEVVYQLVGPDESDVSSGRISVTSPLGKALIGKEIGDEIEFRTPSGVKNYEVLGIFV, from the coding sequence ATGGAAAGGACACCCATAACCCGGCAAGGGTATGAAAGACTCAAGGAGGAGTTGGCTCGCCTCGAGAAGGTGGATCGTTACGAAGTAATACGGGCAATCGAGGAGGCGAGGGCCCATGGAGATCTCTCGGAGAACGCCGAATATCACGCTGCAAAAGAGCGCCAAGGACACATCGAGGCCCGCATTCAGTACCTTAAAGGCAAACTTGCCACGGCAGAGGTCATAGATTGTGCGACCCAGGGGTGCGACAGGGTCGTCTTCGGCGTGCATGTGCGCCTGACGAACCTCGATACAGACGAGGAGGTGGTCTATCAGCTCGTAGGGCCGGATGAGTCAGATGTCTCATCCGGCCGCATCTCCGTCACCTCTCCCTTAGGAAAGGCCCTGATCGGCAAGGAGATAGGGGATGAAATCGAGTTCCGTACCCCTTCGGGCGTCAAAAATTACGAGGTCTTGGGGATTTTCGTATAG
- the rpsR gene encoding 30S ribosomal protein S18 — protein sequence MNHTTTDRPARPERSEHPSSPRRRVYTRRKVCRFCADKAITINFKDFETLSHFITEGGRILPRRITGTCAKHQRRLTTAIKQARIMALIPFTSAHSLKS from the coding sequence ATGAACCATACCACGACAGACAGGCCTGCCAGGCCGGAAAGATCCGAGCATCCTTCTTCACCCAGACGCCGGGTATATACCCGCCGCAAGGTCTGCAGGTTCTGCGCTGACAAGGCCATAACGATCAACTTCAAGGATTTTGAGACCTTGAGCCATTTCATCACCGAGGGCGGCAGGATCCTTCCCCGAAGGATCACCGGCACCTGCGCAAAACATCAGAGGCGCCTTACCACCGCCATCAAACAGGCCCGGATCATGGCCCTTATTCCCTTTACCTCCGCTCATTCCCTGAAGAGCTAG
- the rplI gene encoding 50S ribosomal protein L9: MEIILQESVAKLGKAGDVVKVANGYARNYLLPKGMAIVADKKNVSELERKRQRILAKAAKLQKDSEALAAQLAQITLVIPVRVGEGDKLYGSVTSLDISDAIKQKGYDIDRRKILLDEPIKTLGVHQVSIKLGSTVTATISVEVVPQSA, encoded by the coding sequence ATGGAAATCATTTTGCAGGAAAGCGTTGCCAAGCTCGGTAAGGCAGGAGACGTGGTAAAGGTCGCCAATGGCTATGCCCGCAACTATCTCCTGCCTAAGGGGATGGCCATAGTCGCCGACAAGAAAAACGTCTCGGAACTCGAACGCAAGCGGCAGCGGATACTTGCAAAGGCCGCCAAACTCCAGAAGGACAGCGAGGCCCTTGCCGCACAACTTGCCCAGATAACCCTTGTGATCCCGGTACGCGTCGGGGAAGGGGACAAACTCTACGGATCCGTCACGTCCCTCGACATCTCCGATGCCATAAAGCAAAAGGGCTACGACATTGACCGGAGGAAGATCCTCCTCGATGAGCCCATCAAGACCCTCGGAGTCCATCAGGTTTCCATCAAGCTGGGATCCACCGTGACGGCAACGATCTCTGTAGAGGTGGTCCCCCAGTCCGCCTGA
- the rpsF gene encoding 30S ribosomal protein S6, which yields MAHRLYETFYLMRPDLSEEDRNAIMQKIQGVVTERGGEIFSLDPWPIRRLAYRVGSFTEGYYCSMEYGASPEVIAELTRTLRLDERILKFITNKLADEFDREAVIAAHTAKKVSREEGSASNSELSGETGSEEE from the coding sequence ATGGCACACAGACTCTACGAGACCTTTTATCTCATGCGTCCGGATCTTTCCGAGGAAGACCGGAACGCCATCATGCAAAAAATCCAGGGAGTCGTCACGGAACGGGGCGGAGAGATCTTCAGCCTTGATCCGTGGCCGATCCGCCGTCTTGCCTATCGGGTGGGATCGTTCACTGAGGGGTATTATTGTTCCATGGAGTACGGGGCCTCGCCTGAGGTCATTGCCGAACTCACCCGGACCCTCCGCCTTGACGAACGCATCCTCAAATTCATCACGAACAAACTGGCGGATGAATTCGACCGCGAAGCGGTAATCGCTGCGCACACAGCCAAAAAGGTCTCTCGCGAGGAAGGATCGGCCTCGAATTCCGAGCTTTCCGGCGAGACCGGGTCAGAGGAGGAATAA
- a CDS encoding DUF1844 domain-containing protein, with product MPPVTFLGFMLSLNASALVHLGELPSPGSDKKEKDLILARHAIDTIAMIQEKTRGNLTPDESALLENMLFELRMKFVKASA from the coding sequence ATGCCTCCAGTAACCTTCCTCGGATTTATGCTATCGCTTAACGCATCCGCCCTCGTCCATCTCGGAGAGCTTCCGTCCCCCGGAAGCGACAAAAAAGAAAAGGATTTGATCCTTGCGCGTCATGCCATCGACACCATCGCCATGATCCAGGAAAAGACCCGTGGAAACCTGACCCCGGACGAGAGTGCACTCCTTGAAAACATGCTTTTCGAACTTCGCATGAAGTTTGTCAAGGCCTCGGCCTGA
- a CDS encoding YybS family protein, which translates to MSRGVFIASWIAVATGLFASAVLPGLDILLMFLIPGLAAGYVSSLGAVPAFLIVGTAAATPFILLVAAGLWGNAAQLLVNAGFSIFLIIASWRRWSGPSTFLIGFAALCCLVFLLLASGEGGMAYSYNDLRDFFAREFEAARLRAEHEGLGSGQDLTEWFRRLETLAFSFFPAGAGILFLVISLTNVLAARVVHGFRFKDTAPAPIFGPPFTDWRLPDGLVWGVIASGIAALFLPPPYSLAGKNSLLVLGAIYAVQGLSIVKYAFAQLDVPAVGRWIVYLLIGLLWYGLLLLAVVGIANVWFDLRDHILKRRGIPST; encoded by the coding sequence ATGTCTCGCGGCGTCTTCATTGCCTCGTGGATCGCAGTTGCCACGGGCCTTTTTGCGTCCGCCGTCCTTCCCGGGCTTGACATCCTCCTCATGTTCCTGATCCCGGGCCTTGCGGCCGGCTACGTTAGCTCCTTGGGAGCTGTACCCGCCTTTCTTATCGTTGGAACGGCAGCGGCAACGCCTTTTATCCTTCTCGTCGCTGCCGGTCTTTGGGGAAACGCCGCGCAGCTCCTTGTGAACGCCGGCTTTTCCATCTTTCTGATCATCGCCTCCTGGCGCCGATGGTCCGGACCTTCCACATTTCTCATAGGATTTGCCGCCCTCTGCTGCCTCGTATTCCTGCTTCTCGCTTCAGGCGAAGGAGGCATGGCCTACAGCTACAACGACCTGAGGGATTTCTTTGCCAGGGAATTCGAAGCCGCCCGCCTGCGCGCCGAACACGAAGGGTTGGGAAGCGGGCAGGATCTCACCGAGTGGTTCAGGAGGCTCGAAACCCTCGCCTTTTCCTTTTTTCCCGCAGGGGCAGGCATCCTGTTTCTTGTCATATCGCTTACGAACGTCCTCGCTGCACGTGTTGTGCATGGATTTCGTTTCAAGGACACGGCCCCCGCTCCCATCTTTGGGCCGCCGTTCACGGACTGGCGGCTTCCGGACGGCCTCGTCTGGGGAGTCATCGCGTCCGGAATAGCTGCCCTTTTTCTCCCACCTCCCTACTCTTTGGCAGGCAAGAACTCCCTCCTCGTCCTGGGTGCGATTTATGCCGTTCAGGGCCTTTCCATCGTAAAATACGCCTTTGCCCAGCTGGACGTCCCTGCCGTAGGAAGATGGATCGTCTATCTCTTGATCGGCCTCCTCTGGTATGGTCTATTGCTCCTTGCCGTCGTCGGCATTGCAAACGTCTGGTTCGACCTGAGGGACCACATCCTCAAGAGACGTGGGATACCCTCGACGTAA
- a CDS encoding DUF4398 domain-containing protein yields the protein MVLVCLLLLPLNCAFSLPDPHAITKKIEKSARDLRGKGPGMRALAAWHKAWDEAEKAMETARTEGAPRYAPEQYAEATKLIERAKGYAGQRSYLKAKYLAMQASKTANTARETARRIRSEKMDKAKERIDSLGDRITGLEKRRETFPPDRQRELDEILLAWRDLYHALALEEFDAIDTLIPKIEKRLEAFAAEITPTKEP from the coding sequence ATGGTCCTTGTCTGCCTCCTCCTTCTGCCCCTGAACTGCGCCTTCTCCCTACCGGATCCACATGCCATCACGAAAAAGATAGAGAAATCCGCCCGGGATCTCAGGGGAAAAGGCCCTGGCATGAGGGCCCTAGCCGCCTGGCATAAGGCATGGGACGAGGCGGAGAAAGCGATGGAGACCGCACGCACGGAAGGGGCCCCTCGCTATGCCCCTGAACAGTATGCCGAGGCAACAAAACTCATCGAACGCGCAAAGGGATACGCCGGGCAACGTTCATATCTCAAGGCGAAATATCTCGCCATGCAGGCATCCAAAACCGCGAATACAGCCCGGGAAACCGCCCGCAGGATCAGGTCTGAGAAGATGGACAAGGCGAAAGAAAGGATCGACTCGCTGGGAGACAGGATCACCGGGTTGGAGAAGAGGAGGGAGACCTTTCCGCCCGACCGCCAGCGTGAACTCGACGAGATTCTCCTCGCGTGGAGGGACCTCTACCATGCCCTTGCCCTTGAGGAATTTGACGCCATCGACACGTTGATCCCGAAGATAGAAAAAAGGCTTGAGGCCTTTGCCGCGGAAATAACCCCGACGAAAGAACCCTGA